In Limosilactobacillus sp. WILCCON 0051, a single window of DNA contains:
- a CDS encoding N-acetyltransferase family protein: MSIRFEKARHEDLRRIVEIYNQIIPSRLATADLEPLMTSDREAWFHSFTPTHPLWVIRNDADEIWGWVGLEPFYGRPAYEHTAEVSIYIDQNVRHQGLGSQAIQFVIAQLPSLNVTALAAYIFGHNQPSLGLFRKFGFEQWGFLPAVAELDGQKRDLVIMGQRFD; the protein is encoded by the coding sequence TTGAGTATTCGTTTTGAAAAGGCCAGGCATGAGGATCTGCGCCGGATTGTTGAAATCTATAATCAGATTATTCCTTCACGATTGGCCACGGCGGATCTAGAACCATTGATGACTTCAGATCGCGAGGCATGGTTTCACAGTTTTACGCCAACCCATCCGTTATGGGTTATCAGAAACGATGCCGATGAGATTTGGGGATGGGTAGGACTGGAGCCGTTTTATGGGCGGCCAGCCTATGAACACACGGCTGAGGTCAGTATCTATATTGATCAGAACGTGCGGCATCAAGGCTTGGGGTCGCAGGCCATCCAGTTTGTGATTGCCCAGCTGCCCAGTTTAAACGTGACTGCGCTGGCCGCTTATATTTTTGGGCATAATCAGCCAAGTCTGGGTCTATTCAGAAAGTTCGGTTTTGAACAGTGGGGCTTTTTGCCGGCCGTTGCGGAACTGGATGGTCAAAAACGGGATTTAGTGATTATGGGGCAAAGATTTGACTAG
- a CDS encoding OFA family MFS transporter, translating into MTKTRNRYGVAFAGVVLHLMIGGVYAWSVFTKPIAQQTGWREASVSFAFSLAIFCLGMSAAFMGRLVEKFGPTVTGTISAIFYGSGIMLTGVAIHTHQLWLLYLAYGVIGGLGLGSGYVTPVSTIIRWFPDKRGLATGLAIMGFGFAALLTGPIAQQLMSNVGLSATFYVLGAFYLVVMLIAAQFIKKPRPNELPMAIAQKASRVSLTNGQQLTANEAVKTRTFAFLWLMFFINITTGIGLVSAASPMAQEMTKMSAATAAVMVGILGLFNGFGRLIWATLSDWIGRPLTYSLIFIVDIIMLIILIFCQVPAIFAIALCLLLSCYGAGFSVIPAYLGDVFGTKELGAIHGYVLTAWAVAGMVGPVLLSVTHQVLHNYYVTLLAFIVIDVIAMLISLWIQRDFVTPKEAADVK; encoded by the coding sequence ATGACTAAGACAAGGAATCGTTATGGCGTCGCCTTCGCTGGTGTCGTTTTGCACTTAATGATCGGCGGCGTCTATGCCTGGAGCGTTTTTACCAAGCCAATCGCGCAACAGACGGGTTGGCGGGAAGCATCAGTCTCATTTGCGTTTAGCCTGGCCATCTTTTGTTTAGGAATGTCAGCTGCCTTTATGGGCCGGCTGGTAGAAAAGTTTGGCCCAACCGTTACTGGTACCATCTCGGCAATCTTTTACGGCTCCGGCATCATGCTGACCGGGGTTGCCATCCACACGCACCAACTTTGGCTGCTGTATCTGGCATATGGCGTCATTGGCGGACTGGGCTTGGGATCTGGCTACGTAACGCCGGTCTCTACGATTATCCGCTGGTTCCCTGACAAGCGTGGTTTGGCAACGGGTCTTGCGATCATGGGCTTTGGTTTTGCTGCACTGTTGACGGGTCCAATTGCTCAACAGCTGATGTCTAATGTTGGCCTTTCTGCAACTTTCTACGTCTTAGGCGCCTTCTACCTGGTTGTAATGCTGATTGCCGCTCAATTCATCAAAAAGCCGCGGCCAAATGAACTGCCAATGGCTATCGCGCAAAAAGCATCCCGCGTCAGCCTGACGAATGGTCAACAGCTGACGGCCAACGAAGCTGTTAAAACCCGAACTTTTGCTTTTCTGTGGCTGATGTTCTTCATCAACATTACGACGGGGATCGGTCTGGTCTCGGCTGCTTCGCCAATGGCCCAAGAAATGACTAAAATGAGCGCGGCTACGGCAGCCGTAATGGTTGGTATCTTAGGTCTGTTCAACGGTTTCGGCCGCTTGATCTGGGCTACGCTTTCTGACTGGATTGGCCGTCCACTGACCTACAGCCTGATTTTTATCGTTGACATTATTATGCTGATTATTCTGATTTTCTGCCAGGTACCCGCAATCTTCGCCATTGCTCTTTGCCTGCTGCTTTCCTGCTACGGTGCCGGTTTCTCCGTTATTCCAGCCTACCTGGGCGATGTTTTTGGCACCAAGGAACTAGGCGCAATTCATGGCTACGTGCTGACGGCTTGGGCAGTTGCCGGCATGGTCGGTCCCGTACTGCTTTCCGTTACGCACCAAGTTCTGCACAACTACTACGTTACTTTGCTGGCCTTTATCGTGATTGACGTGATCGCCATGCTGATCTCGCTTTGGATTCAACGTGATTTTGTTACTCCGAAAGAAGCCGCTGACGTAAAGTAA